A genomic region of Leptolyngbya sp. NIES-2104 contains the following coding sequences:
- a CDS encoding zinc ribbon domain-containing protein, with amino-acid sequence MLNCPKCGQSIQKSAIACPRCRTPLKAHGHPGIVLHRATGNEPLCRTCIYDADDTCNYPQRPDAWECTMYHNVTTPIVSTPQRYEMSPAVWMRRNAGWIALVILIVFSFGLALSRR; translated from the coding sequence ATGCTGAACTGTCCTAAATGCGGTCAATCGATTCAAAAAAGCGCGATCGCCTGTCCCCGCTGTCGGACTCCGCTCAAGGCTCATGGTCATCCAGGCATCGTGTTACATCGAGCCACTGGAAATGAGCCGCTGTGCAGGACTTGTATCTATGATGCGGATGACACCTGCAATTACCCACAGCGCCCGGATGCGTGGGAATGCACGATGTATCACAATGTCACAACCCCGATTGTGAGTACTCCGCAACGTTACGAAATGTCTCCGGCTGTCTGGATGCGTCGGAATGCTGGATGGATTGCGCTAGTGATTTTGATTGTATTCAGTTTTGGATTAGCGTTATCGCGTCGCTAG
- a CDS encoding TIGR03792 family protein, with the protein MVIEWLKVKVPIELRETYIQKDAEIWTATLSKYPGYVGKEIWFNPKDESELIMVVHWETKDAWKSVPASVLEDTDRRFTEAMGQTFPFLEEREFQVRKISNS; encoded by the coding sequence ATGGTTATCGAATGGCTGAAAGTGAAAGTTCCAATCGAACTGCGCGAAACTTATATTCAAAAAGATGCTGAAATCTGGACAGCGACACTTTCAAAATATCCGGGCTATGTTGGAAAAGAAATCTGGTTTAATCCCAAAGATGAATCAGAGCTAATTATGGTAGTTCATTGGGAAACGAAAGATGCTTGGAAAAGTGTTCCAGCATCGGTACTCGAAGACACCGATCGACGTTTCACCGAAGCGATGGGTCAAACCTTCCCCTTTCTCGAAGAGCGCGAGTTTCAAGTGCGTAAAATTAGCAATTCCTAA